The Dreissena polymorpha isolate Duluth1 chromosome 4, UMN_Dpol_1.0, whole genome shotgun sequence region TGCCCATACAAAACATCAGGAAACATAACTGCCCTTACAATACATCATAAATCAAACCTGGTCTAACAAAACATCAGGAAACATAACTGCCCTTACAAAACATCATGAAACATAACTGCCCTTACAAAACATCATAAATCATATCTGCCCTTACAAAACATCATTAGTGATGCATGTTCCTTTAAAGCATCATGAATGCTACATGCCCCATAAAAACATCGTTTACAATACAAGTCCCTCACAGAAACTTCATGATCCATTTATGCCATATGCACACCATTTTGATCAATACCCGTCCCTAACAAAAGATCACGAAACATACAAGTCCCTTTCAAAACATCATTGGCAATACCTGCTCCTTATAAAACATTTAGAGCAATACATGTTCCTTAGTAGTTACAAAACATGAGCCAATGCAGTCCCTTTAAAAACATAAAGATTTATACCTGTCCCTTATAAAATATGAACCATTCAAGTGCCTTATAAAACGTCGTGAACCATTCAAGTCCCTTATAAAACACCATGAACCATACATATCCGTTATAAAACACCATGAACCATACCTGTCCATTATAAAACATCATGAACCTTACATGTCCCTTATAGAACATCCTGAACCATTCACGTCCCATATAAAACACCATGAACCATACATGTCCCTTATAAACATCATGGACCATACATGTCCCTTACATCTGGATATATATGGaatgattttcttgtgatggcagagattgtatgtaaGAGCATGGAaggacaactctgcgtggaggtTGATAAGTTACAAAACCTCATATGTTGTCTGTAAGATTGGCTGATGTATTTTAGATGATAAAGGGTGAAATACCAGTTATGCGACCAAAAAGCATTTCAATAAATGTTGTTGAATGGCTGTTAAAAAGTCCACAGTGAAATTTTgaatatattgaacatttgatCTGACAATGCATAAATATTAGTGATTTTGTCATTGACAGGGTCGTCAGTTGATTTAACAAGCACTTAAAATTACAGCGGCTGTTTTACATACGTCTTTTCAGCAGAAACACTGATATGATGAGCTTACATTCATTTACATAcaaagttatgtttcaattgaCTGCATTAGATATAATGCAATATGCGAATTACTGAAATGGTTAATTTGAATGCTTCCAGCGGTATTGCTTTTCTTATATGCATCTGGTTTTCTTTGGAAGACACAGACTCGTTCTCATCTTTTGATATCGCTTGGTTGATGTTTGGTGTGCTGGTTATGTAAGTGTTATCGCTTGGTTGTATTTTGTGTCGGCAGTTGTTCCACACGTACATGTTGGTAACAAAGTTTTATCTGGCTTTCCTTTTTGGAGTGAATattagtgagcttttaagtttataaacgaactgcactcctgtcatatcttgacatctttggcactgcaccgggtcatataattttttcatcaacatgttgaatgtaaagtcgaatttctccaccaatacgaatttttttaagaaaccctggcggatatgtcattcgggggacattggttgatatcattttcggTGCAAACACTTTTTCACTgtcatacctttaaagaaatttgtaaataaagtgctaaataggggacaaatccctgcatcgtcgacttcaaatagccatatttcaataaatactgaataacaataaccaggatttttctaacatacatgataatacctcctttgcatataccaaaagatattttaatttaaaaaaagcctttaaacaattatggcactggatttacttaccctactgAAATTCAGCCAAAtttatcggaaacttttccaagcagGTCGTACTTTTCACATCAGATCGGGTTTCCGGGGTTGATGAAGGGAAATTTTACTATATGGAGGTCTGCTTGCGTTGTTCCACAAAACGCGTGGCAAATGTAGGTGTTGTTCCTTAATGTAACAATACGATATATAATCATTATCCGAAATGCATATTGGAATTCTAGACAAAACCCATGTTTATGTCTTTGAAAATCGTCTGAATTGTGTACACAACAGAATAACGGACCAAGCAAATGCAGCAAATGCAGAATAGCATAAGTGTGAGGTCTTAAAACTGAAAAGATAAATAGATAGCATGAAACCAGTGTTCAAAAGGTAATCGAACTTCCCAGTTTAAAGAGAGAAAGTTGAAATGGCTATATCGATCCGATATACAAATATTGCACATGTTAAATGATAAGGCCtttattaatatttcttattaCATAATATTGAACGCTTACGACCAGCGACGAAGATCAATACTATTTAtggttttaaacattaaaaagaacGTCGTAAATTTGCATTATGATAAGTTGTAATTTTAGATTATTACATTACAAATGCAGTGTGGTAAGTTAAGCTTGTGGTGGGCTTTCCCTCCTCACCCAGCCATTGGCCCAGTGAATTAATCTGTGaataaaatactaaattaatCAATCAGTCGATTGATCTCTCAATTATAGTTCGTTACTgttaaaacacatttcaaattaattgtgtttttattttgattagaTACTTTTATTAATGTGAAACAACATGAAGACCTACAtgttaaaacgcattcaattaaaCCGGtctctaaaaatagttttaagaaGTGATTATGTGGAGAACTCAATGCTAATCTCTCTCGGTTAGGGTTGCATTGGATTAATCTTTCGACCCGTCGAAATGCTGCATTAATCTTACTAGTCAGCTAAACTGGGCTTCTATTTGCGATAATCTCCTCCATACACATATCCGATACAAAATGAACAGTGAAAGAAGATTAAAAATCCGTGAATGTTAGCTTAAAGCGCTGCCGTTTGGTAGAATGACGAATTCAACGATTTGCGCTGTTCATTCGTGTAGGTCCAATAGTTGCTCTGGAATTGCTATCAGTTAGTGAACGCGTCGGATAGACATGGAAATGACCCCGAGGTTTGTTGATCTTTggatttatagagtaaaagtgTTAATATATACATAACAATTCTTTTACAAGGTCGTCTTGGTGCTGCCGTGTTTGTTGTTACTTGTATGAATGTGATATATTATAATTTCGCACTGTGTAAATGACAATTACCATCGCGTTCCCACGGACAATTGTTCGTTTATTCGCTAATTTCAACACAGGCGGCAGTTGTTCCTACTTTGTTTTGATACCCCGGACATTCGCTTCGACGAAATTTTGACAACCGGACAATGGTTCCTTCGTTATTGTGACAGCCCggaaattgttttttatattgtatttatcccCGGACATTTGCTCCTACAATAAGTTGCACAACTTAACAACACCATAGTCGATCAAAGGTTATCACATATAGTTAGCCGATAATTCAATCCACATAACTCGTTAACAAAAAGCCAATTCAAAATGAGCAGATAAATGTGAACTAAAATAAAATGACTAATTTAcaaactgacggacagttaatCGATCCTTTAATTTTAACTTAGCAAACTGTGAACAAATTATGTATGTGCAGTAATGGACCACTTCTTTaaattcacttccaacatggaacttctaatGGACAAATGCGGACAGTCTGGGCCATGCTTCGATGGTCGCTCGTACACTTTGAACACGCGTCTTATTCTACAGTACGATGGTTATTCTATAGGAGTCGCTCCGAGTCTTGCAAGGATAAACATTACATTTAGCTGAAAAGAGACTATCTACAGTCTTATACTCGGATTGAGTATAGCCAGATTGAAATACAAATTTTACGCCTTTAACTTGATGTTAAATTCAAAATCTACAATAGCTCGAACACCTACGATAGCTCGAACACCTACGATAGCTCGAACACCTACGATAGCTCGATAAATCTCATAATCTAAGGAAAATAACGTAATCCATCGAAAGGATATGAACACCTTTATTTCGAGCCTTCATTAACGTGTCGATTCCTAAACATATACAATATTGACATTGGGTGTCTGGTACCAATACACCGTACTGTGGAGTCAGTGGCCACATGCACGGTATATCGAGGGCGTGAAGTTATTGTAAATGCATGCACATTGGGGGTCTTTGGACCATGAACATAGACTACAGTTGTTGATTATGTCCTTAAACATCGTTCAAAACGAGGTTAATGTACAGGTGGTATTCAGGGAGTATACAAACACACTTGTAAAGCACATATCTTAACACTTCTATTCTGTATATTCAAGGTTTGGAAATGGTTGGTGAATATAGATCAGGGTTTCTCTCAAATCTTATCACACGTGTGTTTGCAGATCGACGATCACGGGGAAGATGCTGGATCGCGGACGCCAGAGTGTGAGCAGCAACCGCGGCCGGATGTCCGTCGCCTCCTCGTACTCGGTCGGCTCCATGGACCTCACATACAGGGACTACTTGTAAGTAATAATGTGACACGATgtgttcacaattttgacaaagttttacATTATGCACATCCTCTATGTATATGGTGGTATTAGGATGgatcctgttgttgtttttttagttttaacgTAGCACCGTTTCTAGTAAGCCAACAATAGAAAAAGGGACTGAATCGTATTTATTCCGCACCGAATAATAATACAAGATTGATGGATAGCTTTCATAATATGTCATTACACTCAAATAAGACAACAGCCAAACAACACGGCGTATATTTATTATGAGTTAACGTTAACCATCCTGTCTCAACTTTAATACCCGTAACCATTTAGCACCGTGGTCATAGCTTTGTTACCAATAACCATTTACTACGTGGTCACAGCTTTGTTACCAGTTAACGTCAACCATCCTGGTCACAACGTTGGTACCAATAAATGTTAACAGCTGAGGGCGCAGGTTTGTTACCAATACATTCATGTTTTAGATCTACAATTTTTGGTGCATTTAAATCGATACCGGTCAATCCGTTCTAAACAATTTTCGCTTTTATGCCATGTCATTAACACTTGAGGTATAATATATTGTGGTGTTTTAATGCTGAAATATAGATAAGACACCTGTAAAGACTTAATGTAGATCATTTCCTTAGAGGAGGATATTATAGTGCATGCTCGTTCAGACGGTGCAATCCAAAATTATGGTTATAAACGTGCGTGTAAACGTTTTGAACTTCGATTGGACCGTCCGAACGTGTGACTGCGATTGTAGTATAATACCCGTTCATAAGTAAACTATTGAACCTCACCTATTTTTGACGCTTTTATCTAGACGACCGGATTGGGTCCGACATATACGAAATAGGCAGAAGAGTATATGGACCGAGTCTGCTTAGTATGGACCGCGCGCGCAAAATATTGACGTATGCCGTCACCACACTAAGTTTCTATGTGCGATAGCGCTATATTTTCTTTCTGTTGACACTGACGATTGTTTAGTATTGCCCAAATTATTTGTTAtcaattattattgaaatatttttaaaaccatgttttatttcaaatgcgAATACGTTCTGTCCCATAGACTTCCAAAGATATACATTGTTTTGCAACGTATAACAGTGCTGTTTAAATCGTAGATAACTTATTGGTTGATTATTGGTTGATTAACCAAATCATGATGTTTGCCAAATTGGTACAATGTAGTAAATGGAACAAAAAACACCACTTCTGGCCTTTGACATACAAGGACCAGCTAGGCAGGTtttggtccatatacagttttggGACTGCCTGCCCTGTCACTATGTTGTCATTGGACCTTCAGCTGACTTGTATATACAAATGTATCTCTTAATTACGATATCCACGGGAAATGACACTACAGGACATATCCATAGGCGCTCgttgtcaatgacaatgttttatttatttatttatttttattttttttatattttgtttttagttaccagttgtttattataatgcatacacatactaaatcaataaaaaccttccgacaaaacgtcttcttaaaaaagatagttcgactatgtacatagatatttatgtacatagtcgaactatctttttttaagaaaataaaacaataaaaaataaatgtataaataaaacattgttattgacatcgagcgcctatggacATATCTCCGGAAATCACAGGAGTTCTATTTAAATAGGAGGGTTTCATTACATCAGAGGTTTAaccttatatatattttatgtattattaacaCTGCCGTTTTGTAATTCTGTTGTTCAATAACGTTTCCAGTGGCCCTCCAAATTACACGCCGTTTGACGAAAGCATGGTCGAGTTAGATTTCATCAAAGTTCGGACAAAAATGCACGTCAAACGAATGAATTCGTTAAAACACCAGTACGTGGATTGGTTCTCACGAAAATGCCAGACTTTCCTGGATGGAATAAAACTCACTCAAATATTATCTCAGAAACTTGTACCAGaagttattttgacaatgcaAGACTTCAAGAAAGTCCACGCGATGTCACGTCGATTTCCTAGAAACGGGACTCCTCGAGATTCCAATCCCGCGAAATTGGATGATTTTTTCATGTTCTGGATGGCGATGACCGATCTCAAAGAAGAAACGGACTCGCTCTACGAGGCTTTGTGCAAATACTGTGATAGCATTACTCGACTTAGACATCCTTTTATTAAAGAGGAGGTAGACCTTTATAAACAGAAGCTTGATGAAGCGTATTCGGAGGAGTACGATTTTTCGGATGTTAAAAATGAGCGCGACAATTTGTTCACGTATAAAGTGGCTTCTTTTGACCATAGATTCCATGGATTATTGAATTACATACCTTATCTCATGACTATGTCTGTGCGAATGTTAGCTTTGTTCGGTAAAATTCACTTAGAAAAGGAATAATAGCTTCTTTGACATGTTTTTTGGTGGCTAATATTTCGCCGCAGGAACATTGATTTACCGTCAATACACCCCTTAATACGGTATAATTTTGGTCGATTAATAAGTTAAGATTTATGCTTTATCATTCACCAAGGCCACAGTATTTTAGCACGATGTTGATACTAAGGATCAGGGACATAGATTTAATGAGTTGATAGATAGCCAAGTAAGTAAAAGATTGTTTGTTGAACCTGAGAACTTTTAAGTGGATAAAAGTGAATTAATTCATTAGGAAGAGGCCTTAACCGTAAAAGATATTTTTCACTAACCCAACCAACCCATATTTGCTGTGCCCAAACTTAACTTTTTGTATTCTAAGTTGAATTTCGATCATTTTTGCTAGATCTGCATTTTATTTTGCGAAATTTCACATCAAAGGGATGTGTTCACAGATTTACATCAAAGGGATGTGTTCACAGATTTGGTCATGTTTTGAACACatgtggaagtaacgtaccctggataatattttttttatggagCCCActgtattcaaataaatatataaattcatgtttaatgagaaacaaattgacaaagagccatgaaaaaattCCCCACCTTCTGATATTGaaatcatgattttttttcatggctctttgtcaatttgtttcccattaaacatgattttatatatttatttgaatatattgggctcctaaaaaatactatcctgggtacgttacttccacct contains the following coding sequences:
- the LOC127879263 gene encoding uncharacterized protein LOC127879263 isoform X2, encoding MEMTPRSTITGKMLDRGRQSVSSNRGRMSVASSYSVGSMDLTYRDYFGPPNYTPFDESMVELDFIKVRTKMHVKRMNSLKHQYVDWFSRKCQTFLDGIKLTQILSQKLVPEVILTMQDFKKVHAMSRRFPRNGTPRDSNPAKLDDFFMFWMAMTDLKEETDSLYEALCKYCDSITRLRHPFIKEEVDLYKQKLDEAYSEEYDFSDVKNERDNLFTYKVASFDHRFHGLLNYIPYLMTMSVRMLALFGKIHLEKE
- the LOC127879263 gene encoding uncharacterized protein LOC127879263 isoform X1, coding for MEMPRLDLTKSTITGKMLDRGRQSVSSNRGRMSVASSYSVGSMDLTYRDYFGPPNYTPFDESMVELDFIKVRTKMHVKRMNSLKHQYVDWFSRKCQTFLDGIKLTQILSQKLVPEVILTMQDFKKVHAMSRRFPRNGTPRDSNPAKLDDFFMFWMAMTDLKEETDSLYEALCKYCDSITRLRHPFIKEEVDLYKQKLDEAYSEEYDFSDVKNERDNLFTYKVASFDHRFHGLLNYIPYLMTMSVRMLALFGKIHLEKE
- the LOC127879263 gene encoding uncharacterized protein LOC127879263 isoform X3, producing MLDRGRQSVSSNRGRMSVASSYSVGSMDLTYRDYFGPPNYTPFDESMVELDFIKVRTKMHVKRMNSLKHQYVDWFSRKCQTFLDGIKLTQILSQKLVPEVILTMQDFKKVHAMSRRFPRNGTPRDSNPAKLDDFFMFWMAMTDLKEETDSLYEALCKYCDSITRLRHPFIKEEVDLYKQKLDEAYSEEYDFSDVKNERDNLFTYKVASFDHRFHGLLNYIPYLMTMSVRMLALFGKIHLEKE